CGGCGATGATCCGGCCATCGTCACCGGATTCGGCACGCTGCTGGGCGGCGGACCGGCCATGATCATCGGCCAGCAGAAGGGCCGGGACACGAAGCAGAAGCTGTACCGCAACTTCGGCATGCCGAAGCCGGAAGGCTACCGCAAGGCGATGCGCGCCATGGAACTGGCGGCCAAGTTCGGGCGGCCCATCATCACGTTCCTGGACACTCCGGGAGCGTACCCCGGCATCGACGCGGAAGAGCGCGGACAGGCGGAGGCGATCGCCTGGAACCTGCGCGAGATGTCGCGGCTGGGCTCGCCGGTGATTGTCGTGGTGATCGGCGAAGGCGGCTCCGGCGGCGCGCTGGCCCTCGGCATCGGCAACAAGGTGCTGATGCTCGAGAACGCCATCTACAGCGTCATCAGCCCGGAGAGCTGCGCGGCCATCATCTACCGCGACGCCAGCAAAGGCGAGCGGGCGGCGTCGGCGCTGCGGCTCACCGCGCCGGATCTGCTGAAGCTGGAACTCATCGACGGCATCATCCCGGAGCCCGGCGAGGGCGCCCACGAGGACTATGACCGGGCGGCGCAGAACCTGCTGCAGGCTGTGAACGCCTCGATCGCCGAGTTCAGCGCGATGACGCCGGAGCAGCTGATCGCCCAGCGCGTGGAGAAGTTCCGCCGCATGGGCAACTTCTTCACCGAGGCGACAGCGTGAATCCCCGGAAGCTGGCCCTCCTGGCGGTCTCCGGCTTCCTGCT
This DNA window, taken from Bryobacteraceae bacterium, encodes the following:
- the accA gene encoding acetyl-coenzyme A carboxylase carboxyl transferase subunit alpha, producing MSGPSPDRIADLEREIAQLQMKSTGDQARLAELQEQLRSLRGEQGINLAWQRVKLARHPKRPHSLDYIQRIMPDFTEIHGDRCFGDDPAIVTGFGTLLGGGPAMIIGQQKGRDTKQKLYRNFGMPKPEGYRKAMRAMELAAKFGRPIITFLDTPGAYPGIDAEERGQAEAIAWNLREMSRLGSPVIVVVIGEGGSGGALALGIGNKVLMLENAIYSVISPESCAAIIYRDASKGERAASALRLTAPDLLKLELIDGIIPEPGEGAHEDYDRAAQNLLQAVNASIAEFSAMTPEQLIAQRVEKFRRMGNFFTEATA